DNA sequence from the Methanoculleus horonobensis genome:
CTGGGGCTCGAGCGCCACCTCGCCGGGCGATCCCATCATCCGGACGAGTTCCTGATAGACGATCCGCAGAACGTGCTCGCGGACGCCCATCCCCTTCGGGGGTTCCTCCTCGAGGGCGCGCTGCTTGATCGCCTGGGAGAGGTGCATCACGAGTTTGACGTTGACGTCGGCGGAGAGGAGCGCCCGCTGCAGGTCGCGCACCAGTTCGTCGACCGCCGCCCGGTCGATCACCGTCTTGCCGGCGAGTTTCTTGACGGCGTCCTTTAAGGACGTGCCGAGGTTATCGAGCATCAGGATTCATCTCCCAGAAGTTCGCTCACCACCGCCCCGGGTTCGAACGCCATGATGTCGTCGTAGCCCTGGCCGGTGCCGAGGAAGAGGATCGGTTTTCCCACGGTGTGGGCGACCGATATGGCCGCGCCCCCCTTCGGGTCCATGTCCGCCTTCGTCAGGACGACCGCGTCGGTGCCGACGGCCTTGTTGAACTCGTCGGCACGGATGACCGCATCGTTCCCCGCAACCGCCTCGTCGACGTAGACGACGAGATCGGGCTTCATGACCCGCCGGATCTTCTCGAGCTGGTTCATGAGGTTCGCCCGGTTGTGGAACCGGCCGGCCGTATCGGCGAGGACGACGTCGATATCGTGCGCTTTTGCGTACTGGACGGCGTCGAAGAGAACCGCGGAGGGGTCGGCGCCCGCCTGGTGCTGGATCGTCTTGATCCCGAGGCGGTCGGCGTGGGTCCGTATCTGCTCGATCGCACCCGCACGGAAGGTGTCCCCTGCACCGATCACGACCGTAAAGCCGTTCTTCTGCAGGTACTGCCCGACCTTCGCGACGGTCGTCGTCTTGCCGGTCCCGTTCACGCCGGTGAAGAGGATCTTCACCGGGCGCTCGTGCTCACGGATGTAGCGCGAGAGGTCGAGCCCCTCCCCGAGCACCCCGCAGAGCGCGGAGCGCAGGGTCGATACGACCAGGTCGTCGACCGAGGCGCCGATCTTACGGTGCCTGCCCACGAGGTCGCGGCGCATCCGGGCGATGATCTCGTCCGTGACCGGGAGCGCGACATCGTTTTCGAGAAGCACCATCTCGAGTTCCAGGAGTGACTCCTCGAGGTCTTTCTCCTGGAGGAGAACTTCCCTGTCCCGGACAAGAACCTTCACCTTCTCAAAAAACGTAGGCTTCTCCCGGGCCTCCTGCACCGCCTCCTCCGCGATGGAAGGTTCGGGCTGTACGGCGGGGACGGGTTCTTGAGTCCCCGCTCCCTCCGGGAGTTCTGCAACCTGCGGCTCCGGTTCGGCCGCGGCAGCCTCCTCGATATTCGAGGCGAATTTTGTCCTGATATTCTGAAGTTTTTTCTTTAAGGAATCAAACATTATGAACTTCCGCCCTGGCCTGCCTGAGCCTGCCGGGCCCCCCGATACGCCGCCTCGAGGCGCCGGGAGATCTCCGTTGCCTGGCCCTGAAGTTGTTCGACCGAACCCGCGACCTTCTTCGCGAGCGCCTCAAGTTCGGTTATCCGATCCTCCAGATACTCCACCGCATCCGCGGTGGCCCTCTCGACGGAGACGTCCGCCCCGATGTTCACGAGAACGTTGCCGGCATCGAGCACCTTCACCCGGAGGTAGGCACCTCCACCGATGGGGAGCAGGACGGCACCGTCCGCGTTCTCCTGGATGGCGCGAAGAGTCTCGATGGCGGCGGTGCCCTCAAGGCGCTGCTGCTCGATCATCGAGAGTTGCTGCGTCATGAGTTCGATCTGCTGCCCGTACTCGTTCAAGTACATCTGGAGGGTCTGTATCTCGCGAGGATCTGCCTGATTCACGTTATTCACCAGCTACTACGTTAACCGATTCGATAGAGATATAACTTCTCTTCAGGCGGTGTTTGCTCCCGATATCGGCAAGAACCCTTTCTTTTGCCTGGTTCTCGTTCGGGGCGCCGACGACCTTGCGGTACGGTTTCCACTCGTTGTTGATCTTGCACGCGCCTACAACTTCAAACATCTGGTTCTCCATGCTTGTATCACTCCAAAAACCCAAAGACTTCTTCTATTCGTCCCAGCTCAAACCCGGTCGTGACGGATCCTGCGACGTATCCCCTGCTGTTTGCAAGGAGCCCGGTACCCACGAGACCGCTGCCCATGTTGACCGACCCAAGCCCAATCGGAAGATCGACCACCCGCTCGAGGTTCGCGATCTCCGTATCGTTGGCTCTTGGGTGGACAAGGATACCCTTGTTCGTCGCGAACCCGGCCATGCCGACGGTCTTGATACCGCCGAGCGATAACCGGACCACCGGCACCCCGAGGAACGACCCGATCTCTTCGGCAACATCGAACGGCATCTCGGGGTGGACGGCGGCAACGTAATCGTTTGCGAGAATAACGTTGCCGGCCGCGTTCATGGCCCCCTCGAGCAGGAATATATCCCGGTACTCGCTCAGGACCGCCAGTTCCTCGTCGGTGGCAAGG
Encoded proteins:
- the pfdA gene encoding prefoldin subunit alpha, with product MNQADPREIQTLQMYLNEYGQQIELMTQQLSMIEQQRLEGTAAIETLRAIQENADGAVLLPIGGGAYLRVKVLDAGNVLVNIGADVSVERATADAVEYLEDRITELEALAKKVAGSVEQLQGQATEISRRLEAAYRGARQAQAGQGGSS
- the ftsY gene encoding signal recognition particle-docking protein FtsY; this encodes MFDSLKKKLQNIRTKFASNIEEAAAAEPEPQVAELPEGAGTQEPVPAVQPEPSIAEEAVQEAREKPTFFEKVKVLVRDREVLLQEKDLEESLLELEMVLLENDVALPVTDEIIARMRRDLVGRHRKIGASVDDLVVSTLRSALCGVLGEGLDLSRYIREHERPVKILFTGVNGTGKTTTVAKVGQYLQKNGFTVVIGAGDTFRAGAIEQIRTHADRLGIKTIQHQAGADPSAVLFDAVQYAKAHDIDVVLADTAGRFHNRANLMNQLEKIRRVMKPDLVVYVDEAVAGNDAVIRADEFNKAVGTDAVVLTKADMDPKGGAAISVAHTVGKPILFLGTGQGYDDIMAFEPGAVVSELLGDES
- a CDS encoding translation initiation factor IF-6, with translation MTGTIDLAGDPNIGVYARVFEDIAIVYPGAPAEFTETLVRELDLEIVSTFIQGSSIIGSLVSGNSQGLVVSGLATDEELAVLSEYRDIFLLEGAMNAAGNVILANDYVAAVHPEMPFDVAEEIGSFLGVPVVRLSLGGIKTVGMAGFATNKGILVHPRANDTEIANLERVVDLPIGLGSVNMGSGLVGTGLLANSRGYVAGSVTTGFELGRIEEVFGFLE
- the rpl18a gene encoding 50S ribosomal protein L18Ae; this translates as MENQMFEVVGACKINNEWKPYRKVVGAPNENQAKERVLADIGSKHRLKRSYISIESVNVVAGE